Proteins from one Desmodus rotundus isolate HL8 chromosome 9, HLdesRot8A.1, whole genome shotgun sequence genomic window:
- the LOC112301433 gene encoding olfactory receptor 7A5-like codes for MEPGNVTQVSEFLLLGFSETPGLERLLFGLFLCMYLITVLGNLLILLAVSSDTHLHTPMYIFLSNLSLADICFTSTTIPKTLLNIHTQSKGITYAGCISQMYFFIMFGGLDDFILTVMAYDRYVAICHPLHYMVIMNSQLCGLLVLVSWILTALYSLLHCLMFLRLSFCSDLEIPHFFCELKQVVQLACSDTFPNDLVMYFGAVLLGGGPLTGVLYSYSKIVSSICAIPSAQGKYKAFSTCASHLSVVSLFYGTSLGVYLGSTGTPSSRSTATASVMYSVVTPMLNPFIYSLRSKDINRALERFHGR; via the coding sequence ATGGAACCAGGCAATGTTACACAAGtttcagaatttcttctcctGGGATTTTCAGAGACACCTGGACTAGAGCGCCTTTTATTTGGGCTCTTCCTCTgcatgtacctgatcactgtgttgggaaacctgctcatcCTCCTGGCAGTCAGCTCAGAcacccacctccacacacccatgtacatcttcctctccaacctgtccttGGCTGACATCTGTTTCACttccaccaccatcccaaagaCGCTGCTGAACATCCATACACAGAGCAAAGGCATCACCTATGCAGGTTGCATCTCCcagatgtattttttcataatgTTTGGAGGGTTGGATGACTTCATCCTTACTGTCATGGCCTATGACAGATAtgtggccatctgtcaccccCTGCACTATATGGTCATCATGAACTCCCAGCTCTGTGGACTGCTGGTTCTGGTGTCCTGGATCTTGACTGCCCTGTATTCCCTGTTACATTGCTTAATGTTCTTGAGGCTGTCCTTCTGCTCAGACTTGgaaatcccccactttttctgtgaactcaaaCAGGTGGTCCAACTTGCCTGTTCTGACACTTTCCCTAATGACCTGGTGATGTACTTTGGGGCAGTGCTGCTTGGTGGTGGTCCCCTTACTGGGGTCCTTTATTCTTACTCTAAGATAGTGTCATCCATATGTGCAATCCCATCAGCTCAGGGGAAGTATAAGgcattttccacctgtgcctCTCACCTCTCAGTTGTCTCCTTGTTTTATGGTACGAGCCTAGGTGTGTATCTCGGCTCTACTGGTACCCCCAGCTCACGGTCAACTGCAACAGCCTCAGTGATGTACTCTGTAGTcacacccatgctgaaccccttcatctacagtctcAGGAGCAAGGATATAAACAGGGCCCTGGAAAGATTCCATGGCAGGTAA
- the LOC112303542 gene encoding olfactory receptor 7A5, with protein MESGNVTQVSEFLLLGFSETPGQQPLLFGFFLSMYLITVLGNTLILLAVSSDSHLHTPMYFFLSNLSLVDICFTSTTIPKMLLNIKTQSKVITYAGCITQMYFFMLFAVLDIFILTVMAYDRYVAISHPLHYRVIMNPWHCGLLVLVSWIMSALYSLLQCLMVLDLSFCSDLEIPHFFCELKQVVQLACSDTFPNDLVMYFSAGLLGGGLLTGILYSYSKIVSSIRAIPSAQGKYKGFSTCASHLSVVSLFYGTSLGVYLGSADSRHSQSSTTASVMYAVVTPMLNPFIYSLRNKDIKRALERLLDR; from the coding sequence ATGGAATCAGGCAATGTTACACAAGtttcagaatttcttctcctGGGATTTTCAGAGACACCTGGACAGCAGCCCCTTCTATTTGGGTTCTTCCTCTCCATGTACCTGATCACAGTGTTGGGAAACACGCTCATCCTCCTGGCGgtcagctcagactcccacctccacacgcccatgtacttcttcctctccaacctgtcccTGGTAGACATCTGCTTCACttccaccaccatcccaaagatgctgctgaacatcaaGACACAGAGCAAAGTCATCACCTATGCAGGCTGCATCACCCAGATGTATTTTTTTATGCTCTTTGCAGTGTTGGATATCTTCATCCTGACTGTCATGGCCTATGACAGATATGTGGCCATCAGTCACCCACTGCACTACAGAGTCATCATGAACCCCTGGCACTGTGGACTGCTGGTTCTGGTGTCCTGGATCATGAGTGCCCTGTATTCCCTGTTACAATGCTTAATGGTGTTGGATCTGTCCTTCTGCTCAGACTTGgaaatcccccactttttctgtgaactcaaaCAGGTGGTCCAACTTGCCTGTTCTGACACTTTTCCTAATGACCTGGTGATGTACTTTTCAGcagggctgctgggtggtggTCTCCTCACTGGGATTCTTTATTCTTACTCTAAGATAGTGTCCTCCATACGAGCGATCCCATCAGCTCAGGGGAAGTATAAAGGATTTTCCACCTGTGCATCTCACCTCTCAGTTGTCTCCTTGTTTTATGGTACAAGCCTAGGTGTGTATCTTGGCTCTGCTGATAGCCGCCACTCACAGTCATCTACAACAGCCTCAGTGATGTATGCTGTGGTCACACCCATGttgaaccccttcatctacagtctcaggaacaaggacataaagagggccctGGAAAGATTACTTGACAGGTAG